A section of the Amycolatopsis sp. AA4 genome encodes:
- a CDS encoding ABC transporter ATP-binding protein — MSHSWPEAPALAGTGLSLGYGAKPVVQDAEIVLRAGAVTVLVGPNGSGKSTLLRSLARLHPLTAGDVTLSGQDALALSPKEFARHVTLLTQSRPTPGGVRVRDVVSYGRHPYRGRFGSGDPEGPELVERAMRHTGVDGMAERPVDELSGGELQRVWLATCFAQDTGVVLLDEPTTFLDLRYQIETLDLVRDLADEHGVAVGVVLHDLDQAAAVADEVVLLCRGTVRATGRPADVLTANLLSDVYGLRIDVHVDDEGHVRTRPVGRHTSRPRPVRSA; from the coding sequence ATGAGTCACTCCTGGCCGGAAGCACCGGCGCTCGCCGGCACCGGGCTCTCGCTCGGCTACGGCGCGAAGCCGGTGGTCCAGGACGCCGAGATCGTCCTGCGCGCGGGCGCGGTCACCGTCCTGGTCGGCCCCAACGGCTCCGGAAAGTCGACGCTGCTGCGCTCGCTCGCCCGGCTGCATCCGCTGACCGCGGGCGACGTCACCTTGTCCGGCCAAGACGCACTCGCCTTGTCTCCCAAGGAATTCGCCCGGCACGTCACGCTGCTGACCCAGTCGCGCCCCACGCCCGGCGGCGTGCGCGTGCGCGACGTCGTGTCCTACGGCCGCCATCCCTACCGCGGCCGCTTCGGCTCCGGCGACCCCGAGGGACCGGAGCTGGTCGAGCGGGCCATGCGGCACACCGGCGTCGACGGGATGGCCGAACGCCCGGTCGACGAACTGTCCGGCGGCGAACTCCAGCGCGTCTGGCTGGCCACCTGCTTCGCCCAGGACACCGGCGTCGTCCTGCTTGACGAGCCGACCACCTTCCTCGACCTGAGATACCAGATCGAAACGCTCGACCTCGTCCGCGATCTCGCCGACGAGCACGGCGTCGCGGTCGGCGTCGTACTGCACGACCTCGACCAGGCCGCCGCCGTCGCCGACGAGGTCGTGCTGCTGTGCCGCGGCACCGTCCGCGCGACCGGCCGCCCGGCCGACGTGCTGACCGCCAACCTGCTCAGCGACGTCTACGGCCTGCGCATCGACGTGCACGTCGACGACGAAGGGCACGTCCGCACGCGCCCGGTCGGACGGCACACCTCCCGGCCGCGGCCGGTCCGCTCAGCTTGA
- a CDS encoding amino acid ABC transporter ATP-binding protein, translating to MSAEVRVRSAVKTYDGIRVLDGIDLIAPGGQVTVVLGPSGSGKSTLLRTINHLERLDSGYVSIDGELVGVRVHGDRFKELSERAILRQRSRIGFVFQNFNLFPHLTILDNVVEAPIVTQRLSRAEAETRARELLARVGLEDKAGAYPRQLSGGQQQRVAIARALALEPRLILLDEPTSALDPELVGEVLAVIRELASSGTTMIVVTHEIGFAREIADHVVFLDEGRVIEEGPPSAVLDRPRHDRTRAFLGKVARLETVENA from the coding sequence ATGAGCGCCGAGGTCCGCGTCCGCAGCGCAGTCAAGACCTACGACGGAATCCGCGTGCTCGACGGCATCGACCTCATCGCGCCCGGCGGGCAGGTGACCGTGGTGCTGGGTCCGTCCGGTTCCGGCAAATCGACTTTGTTGCGCACCATCAACCATCTGGAACGCCTTGACAGCGGCTACGTCAGCATCGACGGCGAACTCGTCGGCGTGCGCGTGCACGGCGACCGGTTCAAGGAACTGAGCGAACGCGCCATTCTGCGGCAGCGGTCCCGGATCGGTTTCGTCTTCCAGAATTTCAACCTCTTCCCGCATCTCACCATTCTCGACAACGTCGTGGAAGCGCCGATCGTGACGCAACGGCTGTCGCGTGCCGAGGCGGAGACACGGGCGAGGGAATTGCTCGCCCGCGTCGGTCTCGAAGACAAGGCCGGCGCGTACCCGCGGCAACTGTCCGGCGGCCAGCAGCAGCGCGTCGCCATTGCCCGGGCGCTCGCGCTCGAACCGCGGCTGATCCTGCTGGACGAGCCGACGTCCGCGCTCGACCCGGAACTGGTCGGCGAAGTGCTGGCGGTGATCCGGGAACTGGCCAGTTCCGGCACGACGATGATCGTGGTGACGCACGAGATCGGGTTCGCCCGCGAGATCGCCGACCACGTCGTGTTCCTCGACGAGGGCCGGGTCATCGAAGAAGGACCGCCGTCGGCCGTCCTCGACCGCCCCCGCCACGACCGGACCCGAGCCTTCCTCGGGAAGGTCGCCCGCCTCGAAACCGTGGAGAACGCATGA
- a CDS encoding aminotransferase class I/II-fold pyridoxal phosphate-dependent enzyme: MATGELATTTLPVGAGWLGSRIGERTARGVAGTVSGLIRDGEVPPGTRLPTVRALAAELSVSPTTIAEAWSQLRAAGLIGTGRRRGTIVLEPPSSPPPERAFSGWQTVDLEHGLPDPGLLPPLEDAVAAGVHTERFGGPVKNSITPQLRAAVKPTWPFAAESWTVAAGGQDGMLLACQAVARPGDVIALEAPTMPWLRELLRRSRIHVVPVRCDENGPLPSSLAAALEHRPVAFVYQPRAQSPLGHSVPADRLAELAAVLSEEDTAVIEDDDFGPLASAPSLSLGTRLPGRVLLVRSYCTAFGLELRSCVIGGSAVLVERVRQQRGPGSVWSSRILQDAQAFLLTDPGSAELLNRARHRYAHRRTALTEALREHGISVRARDGLTLWVPVPEESRTLMTLAANGVSAGSGTRAGNPGTPHIRVATGQLPDDPALVADLARMIARAARRP, encoded by the coding sequence GTGGCCACGGGCGAACTCGCGACGACGACGCTGCCGGTCGGGGCAGGCTGGCTCGGGTCCCGCATCGGCGAGCGCACGGCGCGGGGCGTGGCCGGGACGGTGTCCGGCCTGATCCGCGACGGGGAGGTGCCGCCGGGCACGCGGCTGCCCACGGTGCGGGCGCTGGCCGCGGAGCTTTCGGTCAGTCCCACGACGATCGCGGAAGCGTGGTCGCAGCTGCGCGCGGCCGGGCTGATCGGCACCGGACGGCGGCGCGGCACGATAGTGCTGGAACCGCCGTCGAGCCCGCCGCCGGAGCGCGCGTTTTCCGGCTGGCAGACGGTCGACCTGGAACACGGCCTCCCGGATCCCGGGTTGCTGCCGCCGCTGGAGGACGCCGTCGCGGCGGGTGTCCACACGGAACGGTTCGGCGGTCCGGTCAAGAACTCGATCACGCCGCAGTTGCGCGCCGCGGTGAAGCCGACGTGGCCGTTCGCCGCCGAGTCCTGGACCGTCGCGGCCGGCGGGCAGGACGGGATGTTGCTGGCCTGCCAGGCGGTCGCGCGACCGGGCGACGTGATCGCGCTGGAAGCGCCGACCATGCCGTGGCTGCGCGAGCTGCTGCGCCGGTCGCGGATCCACGTGGTGCCGGTGCGGTGCGACGAGAACGGGCCGTTGCCGTCCTCGCTGGCCGCGGCATTGGAACATCGGCCGGTCGCGTTTGTCTATCAGCCGCGCGCGCAGTCGCCGCTCGGGCATTCGGTTCCGGCGGACCGGCTCGCGGAACTCGCCGCCGTACTGTCCGAAGAGGACACCGCGGTGATCGAGGACGACGACTTCGGGCCGCTGGCTTCGGCTCCTTCGCTGAGCCTCGGCACGCGCTTGCCCGGCCGGGTGTTGCTGGTGCGGTCGTATTGCACGGCGTTCGGGCTGGAACTGCGGAGCTGCGTGATCGGCGGTTCGGCGGTGCTGGTGGAGCGGGTGCGGCAGCAGCGCGGGCCGGGGTCGGTGTGGTCGAGCCGGATTCTTCAGGACGCGCAGGCGTTTCTGCTCACCGATCCCGGCAGTGCGGAACTGCTGAACCGGGCGCGGCACCGGTACGCGCACCGGCGGACCGCGTTGACGGAAGCCTTGCGGGAGCACGGGATCTCGGTGCGGGCGCGGGACGGGTTGACGTTGTGGGTGCCGGTCCCGGAGGAGTCGCGGACGTTGATGACGCTGGCCGCCAATGGAGTTTCCGCCGGATCCGGCACGCGGGCGGGCAACCCGGGGACGCCGCATATTCGCGTGGCGACCGGGCAGCTGCCGGACGACCCGGCGTTGGTGGCCGATCTGGCCCGGATGATCGCCCGGGCGGCCCGGCGGCCTTGA
- a CDS encoding M14 family zinc carboxypeptidase — protein sequence MAGKFSIRLTLSVVGVLAALGGTTTATAAAAPDDPVSWRVPATPAEAASLARAGFDVAGTSPGVAYVIGNQAVAGQLRHRGYSPEFFDTVYKGVSTRAAADTFYGGYRTVAAQEAHLAKVAAAHPDLATEYTLGQSWRKTQGKGGHDIKAICLTKKQDGDCTLSAKSPKPKFVLMAQIHAREISTGELAWRWIDYLADGYGTDATAKSILDTTEVWVVPISNPDGVDIVASGGNSPKLQRKNANTSRGNCSGTNIGIDLNRNSSFHWGADSNSPCAETYQGTDAASEPEVQALEQFFRAIYPEQRGSDDNDPAPDTARGTMITLHSYGNDIIVPWGFTSDPAPNDAALRKLGEKFSASNGYLVGTNTETVGYSTSGTTDDFTYGALGVASFTFEVGGQSGSCGGFLPRYSCVDSTFWPKNKGALITAAQSAAAPYQQ from the coding sequence ATGGCGGGCAAGTTCTCGATCCGGCTCACTCTCAGCGTCGTCGGAGTGCTGGCCGCACTCGGCGGCACGACGACCGCCACCGCCGCCGCGGCACCGGACGATCCGGTTTCGTGGCGCGTACCCGCGACGCCCGCCGAGGCGGCTTCCTTGGCGCGCGCCGGGTTCGACGTCGCCGGGACCAGTCCCGGCGTGGCCTACGTGATCGGCAACCAGGCGGTCGCCGGGCAATTGCGGCACCGCGGCTACTCGCCGGAATTCTTCGACACTGTCTACAAGGGAGTGTCGACGCGGGCTGCGGCCGACACGTTCTACGGCGGCTATCGCACCGTGGCGGCGCAGGAAGCACATCTCGCGAAAGTCGCCGCGGCGCATCCGGATCTCGCGACGGAGTACACGCTCGGCCAGTCGTGGCGGAAGACCCAGGGCAAGGGCGGCCACGACATCAAGGCGATCTGCCTGACCAAGAAACAGGACGGCGACTGCACGCTGTCCGCGAAGTCTCCGAAGCCGAAATTCGTGCTGATGGCGCAGATTCACGCGCGGGAGATCTCGACCGGAGAACTCGCCTGGCGCTGGATCGACTACCTCGCCGACGGATACGGCACCGACGCCACCGCCAAGTCCATTTTGGACACCACCGAGGTCTGGGTGGTGCCGATCTCGAACCCGGACGGCGTCGACATCGTCGCGTCCGGCGGGAATTCGCCGAAACTGCAGCGCAAGAACGCGAACACCAGCCGGGGCAATTGCAGCGGGACGAACATCGGCATCGACCTGAACCGCAACTCGTCCTTCCATTGGGGCGCGGACTCGAACTCGCCGTGCGCGGAGACGTACCAGGGCACGGATGCCGCGTCGGAACCGGAAGTGCAGGCGCTGGAGCAGTTTTTCCGCGCGATCTACCCGGAACAGCGCGGCAGCGACGACAACGACCCGGCTCCGGACACCGCGCGCGGCACGATGATCACGCTGCACAGCTACGGGAACGACATCATTGTCCCGTGGGGCTTCACGTCGGACCCCGCGCCGAATGACGCCGCGCTGCGGAAGCTGGGGGAGAAGTTCAGCGCTTCGAACGGGTATCTGGTGGGGACGAACACGGAAACCGTGGGTTATTCGACGAGCGGCACGACGGACGACTTCACGTACGGCGCACTGGGAGTCGCGAGCTTCACGTTCGAGGTCGGCGGGCAAAGCGGCAGCTGCGGCGGGTTCTTGCCGCGGTATTCGTGCGTGGACAGCACGTTCTGGCCGAAGAACAAGGGCGCGCTGATCACGGCGGCCCAGTCGGCGGCGGCTCCGTATCAGCAGTGA
- a CDS encoding amino acid ABC transporter permease produces MSSPPTLRAVPAPSAGPEPPGEARLRELAAKKVAPLRRPGRWVAAAVVLVLLAQLAHALITNPVFQWDVFGYWFFRPVVLDGLLLTLELTGLAAVFGLVGGIVLALLRLSKNPLLQAVSWAYVWIFRSIPLIVLLLFLANVTALYSTLSLGIPFGPSFFSFSATDVLSFFVVAVLGLSLNEAAYAAEIVRAGVLSVDQGQLEAAAALGLPRSRQYRRIILPQATRAIVPAYANQLIGLLKGTSVVYITSLLELFGVVETQASTNSGQIIPLLLVGTVWYIILTSVLSVIQYYVERFFSRGALRTVPPTPFQRFRGRLRTLGVVR; encoded by the coding sequence GTGAGTTCTCCTCCGACGCTGCGCGCCGTGCCGGCGCCGTCCGCAGGTCCCGAGCCGCCCGGCGAAGCGCGGCTGCGCGAGCTGGCCGCGAAGAAAGTCGCCCCGTTGCGCCGTCCCGGGCGCTGGGTCGCGGCGGCGGTCGTGCTCGTGCTGCTCGCCCAATTGGCGCACGCGCTGATCACCAATCCGGTCTTCCAATGGGACGTTTTCGGCTACTGGTTCTTCCGTCCGGTGGTCCTCGACGGACTGCTGCTCACCCTTGAGCTGACCGGCCTCGCCGCGGTGTTCGGGCTCGTCGGCGGCATTGTGCTGGCGTTGCTCCGGCTTTCGAAAAACCCGCTTCTCCAAGCGGTTTCGTGGGCCTACGTGTGGATCTTCCGCTCGATTCCGTTGATCGTTTTGCTGCTGTTCCTCGCCAACGTGACCGCGCTGTACAGCACGCTGAGCCTCGGCATCCCGTTCGGCCCGTCGTTCTTCAGCTTCAGCGCCACCGACGTGCTGAGCTTCTTCGTCGTCGCGGTGCTCGGCCTGAGCTTGAACGAAGCCGCGTACGCCGCGGAAATCGTGCGTGCCGGGGTGCTCTCGGTGGACCAAGGACAGCTCGAAGCGGCGGCCGCGCTGGGGCTTCCGCGTTCCCGGCAATACCGGCGGATCATCCTGCCGCAGGCCACCCGCGCGATCGTGCCCGCCTACGCGAACCAGCTGATCGGTCTGCTCAAGGGCACTTCGGTCGTCTACATCACGTCACTGCTGGAACTGTTCGGCGTGGTCGAAACGCAGGCCAGCACCAACAGCGGGCAGATCATTCCGCTGCTGCTCGTCGGCACGGTCTGGTACATCATTCTCACCAGCGTCCTGTCGGTGATCCAGTATTACGTCGAACGCTTCTTCTCCCGCGGCGCGTTGCGCACCGTTCCGCCGACGCCGTTCCAGCGGTTCCGCGGCCGATTGCGCACGCTGGGGGTGGTCCGATGA
- a CDS encoding MFS transporter — MTIGLERARPAAVREHPKAGWFAVGAVCFGAFMGQLDASIVTLTFPALQREYGAPLAAVQWVSLAYLLALVGLLAAVGRVADAVGRKLTYVQGFGVFTVASVACGLAPTLGWLVAFRVVQAIGAAMLQANSVALVVRSVREDRARAALGVQAAAQALGLALGPAVGGLLVDTVGWRWVFLVNAPVGLAGLIAGRYLLPRTRERTPLGRFDGAGVGLLATASTALLLVISGVSGLDMPTWLLVALAGATVCAAIGFVLREKAASSPILQLSVLRPPVVSLGLAGALCGYLVLFGPLTLLPQVLGTAGGTGAVLTCLPAGFAVAAVLADRVLPKRLGSRGRTVLGALVAAAGCAALGPASAPWEVGVSLVVAGLGLGVFIPANNSAVMSAIPARMSATGGGLVNMARGLGTALGVALVTLCLHTGGEPAALAVLAGAGVLAAATGLAARPERAR; from the coding sequence GTGACGATCGGCCTGGAGCGGGCTCGTCCGGCGGCGGTGCGGGAGCATCCGAAGGCTGGGTGGTTCGCGGTCGGCGCGGTGTGTTTCGGGGCCTTCATGGGGCAGCTCGACGCCAGCATCGTCACGCTCACCTTTCCCGCGCTGCAGCGCGAGTACGGGGCTCCGCTGGCCGCCGTGCAGTGGGTGTCGTTGGCATATCTGCTCGCGCTCGTGGGATTGCTGGCCGCGGTCGGACGGGTGGCCGATGCGGTCGGGCGGAAGCTCACGTACGTGCAGGGGTTCGGCGTGTTCACCGTCGCGTCCGTCGCGTGCGGGCTGGCGCCGACGCTGGGGTGGCTGGTCGCGTTCCGGGTCGTGCAGGCGATCGGGGCAGCGATGTTGCAGGCCAACAGCGTCGCGCTGGTCGTGCGCAGCGTGCGCGAGGACCGGGCGCGCGCCGCGCTCGGGGTGCAGGCGGCGGCGCAGGCCTTGGGGCTCGCGCTTGGGCCCGCGGTGGGTGGATTGCTGGTCGACACTGTCGGCTGGCGGTGGGTCTTTCTCGTCAACGCGCCGGTCGGGCTGGCCGGGCTGATCGCCGGACGCTACCTGCTGCCGCGTACTCGCGAGCGCACACCGCTGGGCCGGTTCGACGGCGCTGGCGTCGGACTCCTCGCGACCGCCTCGACGGCGTTGCTGCTGGTGATCTCCGGGGTGTCCGGCCTGGACATGCCGACGTGGCTGCTGGTCGCGCTGGCCGGGGCGACGGTCTGCGCGGCGATCGGGTTCGTGCTGCGGGAAAAGGCGGCGAGCAGCCCGATCCTGCAGCTGTCGGTGCTGCGGCCGCCGGTGGTGTCGCTGGGGCTGGCCGGGGCGCTGTGCGGATACCTCGTGCTGTTCGGGCCGCTGACGTTGCTGCCGCAGGTCCTCGGCACGGCGGGCGGGACCGGCGCGGTGCTGACGTGTCTTCCCGCCGGGTTCGCGGTGGCCGCGGTGCTGGCCGACCGAGTGCTGCCGAAGCGGCTCGGCTCCCGCGGGCGCACCGTGCTGGGCGCGCTCGTCGCGGCGGCCGGATGCGCGGCGCTGGGGCCGGCGTCCGCTCCTTGGGAGGTGGGCGTGTCGCTGGTGGTGGCCGGGCTCGGTCTGGGAGTGTTCATTCCAGCCAACAACTCGGCTGTCATGAGCGCGATCCCGGCGCGGATGTCGGCCACCGGAGGAGGACTGGTGAACATGGCGCGCGGACTGGGGACGGCGCTCGGCGTGGCGCTGGTGACACTGTGCCTGCACACCGGCGGGGAACCGGCCGCGCTGGCGGTGCTGGCCGGAGCGGGCGTACTGGCCGCGGCGACCGGGCTGGCCGCACGCCCGGAGCGGGCCCGGTGA
- a CDS encoding GNAT family N-acetyltransferase, whose product MSDVDSSVLDNAAWSSLTGPHAGFAERAGQAVRYPVDVSVFMAVPDEPSATVWDDVAALAGPGAVVPVFAQAGPPPAGWELLEEMAGVQLVDAGVDAAPDPEAVRLTVADVPEMLDLIARTKPGPFLPRTVLLGTYLGIRHQGALVAMAGERLHPPGWTEISAVCTDPAYRDRGLAGRLVRAVAAGIRDRGETPFMHAAAANANAIRRYEGMGFRLRRRTAFGRVRIPEDWRAAA is encoded by the coding sequence ATGTCTGATGTGGACAGTTCGGTTTTGGACAATGCGGCGTGGTCTTCGCTGACTGGTCCGCACGCTGGGTTCGCCGAGCGGGCCGGGCAAGCCGTGCGCTATCCGGTCGACGTTTCGGTCTTTATGGCGGTGCCCGACGAACCGTCCGCGACGGTGTGGGACGACGTTGCCGCGCTCGCCGGTCCGGGTGCGGTGGTGCCGGTCTTCGCGCAGGCTGGTCCTCCTCCGGCGGGCTGGGAGCTGCTGGAGGAGATGGCCGGGGTCCAGCTGGTGGACGCCGGGGTCGACGCCGCGCCCGACCCGGAGGCGGTTCGGCTGACGGTGGCGGACGTGCCGGAGATGCTGGACCTGATCGCCCGGACGAAACCCGGCCCGTTCTTGCCGCGCACTGTGCTGCTCGGGACCTATCTCGGCATCCGGCACCAGGGTGCGCTGGTCGCGATGGCGGGGGAGCGGCTGCACCCGCCGGGGTGGACGGAGATCAGCGCGGTGTGCACGGATCCGGCCTACCGCGATCGCGGCCTGGCCGGACGGTTGGTGCGCGCGGTGGCCGCGGGCATTCGCGATCGGGGCGAGACACCGTTCATGCACGCGGCGGCGGCGAATGCGAATGCGATCCGGCGGTATGAGGGGATGGGCTTCCGGCTGAGGCGGAGGACGGCGTTCGGCCGGGTGCGCATTCCGGAGGACTGGCGGGCGGCGGCTTAA
- a CDS encoding transporter substrate-binding domain-containing protein encodes MKTRKLLPFVAAVALLAGACGGATQASTSANGSQTISVAANTADAHPVSLTVPVVAEIRAQLPKKFLDRGKLTIGVGALPSGFPPLAYVGADQRTLTGAEPDLGRLVAAVLGLEPDVQNASWQNLFVRLQSGQFDAGFSNITVTEQRKQQGFDFAAYREDNLGFETNRASAWNFAGDYEVLAGKTVAVDSGTNQEKILREWQRKLTAEGKKLDVRNFADKNSTYLALASGRIDAYFAPNPGIAYHVAQTAKTPNPTRSAGKYSGAGATLQGLIAATTKKDNGLVKPVAAAIDYLIQHGQYAKWLAAYGLENEAVKKADINPPGLPLSDS; translated from the coding sequence ATGAAAACCCGCAAGCTCTTGCCCTTCGTCGCCGCAGTCGCGCTCCTCGCGGGCGCATGCGGCGGTGCCACCCAAGCGTCGACCAGCGCGAACGGGTCACAGACCATTTCCGTCGCCGCGAACACCGCGGACGCGCACCCGGTTTCGCTGACCGTCCCCGTCGTCGCCGAGATCCGCGCGCAATTGCCGAAGAAGTTTCTCGACCGGGGCAAGCTGACGATCGGCGTCGGCGCGCTGCCGTCCGGATTCCCGCCGCTGGCCTACGTCGGCGCCGACCAGCGCACCCTGACCGGAGCCGAACCCGACCTCGGCCGCCTCGTCGCCGCGGTGCTGGGCCTCGAACCGGACGTGCAGAACGCTTCGTGGCAGAACCTGTTCGTCCGCCTGCAAAGCGGCCAGTTCGACGCCGGGTTCTCGAACATCACGGTGACCGAACAGCGCAAACAGCAGGGCTTCGATTTCGCCGCCTATCGCGAGGACAACCTCGGTTTCGAGACGAACCGCGCGAGCGCGTGGAACTTCGCCGGGGATTACGAGGTGCTGGCGGGCAAAACGGTGGCCGTCGACAGCGGGACCAACCAGGAGAAAATCCTCCGGGAATGGCAGCGGAAGCTGACCGCCGAGGGCAAGAAGCTCGACGTGCGCAATTTCGCGGACAAGAACAGCACGTACCTGGCGCTGGCGTCCGGCCGGATCGACGCGTACTTCGCGCCGAACCCGGGCATCGCCTACCACGTCGCGCAAACGGCGAAAACTCCGAACCCGACCCGCAGCGCGGGCAAGTACTCCGGTGCCGGAGCCACGCTGCAAGGGCTGATCGCCGCGACGACGAAGAAGGACAACGGTCTCGTGAAACCGGTGGCCGCGGCGATCGATTACCTGATCCAGCACGGCCAGTACGCGAAATGGCTTGCCGCGTACGGACTGGAGAACGAAGCGGTGAAGAAGGCGGACATCAATCCGCCGGGTCTTCCGCTGAGCGATTCCTGA
- a CDS encoding NAD(+)/NADH kinase, translating to MHSAGLVLHPRRDSKAAVDAVLGWAAGRGIEILGIVDEIARVDCAATGVPPAELGKRSDLLVSLGGDGTMLRAMRLADGQHAPVLGVNLGKLGFLAEVDVPDLPLALSAIDREEFTVEPRLAVDARFGGRIETAFNDVAVVRVPGDGSAVVAVLVNGEQFVSYAADAVVVATPTGSTAYSFSAGGPITSPAVEALLVTPAAPHSAYSRGVVLSVHDTVTLEVLPSSGRLAVEVDGQVAGYVGPGETIDLHARPNAARVVRLGMTTFYQRARRKLRLTDSAEIPLS from the coding sequence ATGCATTCCGCTGGACTCGTGCTGCACCCGCGCCGCGATTCGAAAGCCGCCGTCGACGCGGTGCTCGGCTGGGCCGCCGGGCGCGGGATCGAGATCCTCGGCATCGTCGACGAGATCGCCCGCGTCGATTGCGCGGCGACCGGGGTGCCGCCCGCTGAGCTGGGCAAACGGTCGGATTTGCTGGTCAGCCTCGGCGGCGACGGCACCATGCTGCGCGCGATGCGGCTCGCCGACGGGCAGCACGCGCCGGTGCTCGGCGTCAACCTCGGGAAGCTCGGTTTCCTCGCCGAGGTCGACGTGCCGGACCTGCCGCTGGCGCTGTCCGCGATCGACCGCGAGGAGTTCACCGTCGAGCCGCGGCTGGCGGTGGACGCGCGCTTCGGCGGCCGGATCGAGACCGCGTTCAACGACGTCGCGGTGGTGCGCGTGCCCGGGGACGGCAGTGCGGTGGTCGCGGTGCTGGTGAACGGCGAACAGTTCGTGAGCTACGCCGCGGACGCCGTCGTGGTCGCCACGCCGACCGGCTCCACCGCGTACAGCTTCTCCGCAGGAGGGCCGATCACGAGCCCGGCGGTGGAAGCGCTGCTGGTCACGCCCGCCGCGCCGCACTCGGCGTACAGCCGCGGCGTCGTGCTGTCGGTGCACGACACCGTGACGCTGGAGGTGCTGCCGTCGAGCGGGCGGCTCGCGGTGGAGGTCGACGGCCAGGTGGCGGGGTATGTCGGGCCGGGCGAAACGATCGACCTGCACGCCCGGCCGAACGCGGCCCGCGTGGTCCGGCTCGGCATGACGACCTTCTACCAGCGCGCCCGGCGCAAGCTGCGGCTCACCGATTCGGCGGAGATCCCGCTGTCCTGA
- a CDS encoding FAD-binding protein: MIENWAGNLTYRAREVVTPRTLSEARDVVASANRVKALGSRHSFTTVADSPDGVQLDLSALGIAPEINGATLTIGGATRYGDVVAQVHEAGYALANLASLPHITVAGSVATGTHGSGQRLPGLASAVSAVELLTADGSLRTFSRADAEFPGVVVNVGALGVLTRLTLDLEPTFSVRQDVFDALPWSAALEHFGEIQAAGYSVSLFTNWARDVVDQVLLKNRVPAEIPGSLFGALPADGPRHPAHAAGISAENTTVQGGVPGPWYARLPHFRLEFAPSVGAELQSEYFVPRAHAAAAFEALRSIGDRIAPLLVVSEIRTVAGDEHWLSPAYGGDRVAAHFTWQQRQPEVEAVLPLIEEKLAPFGVRAHWGKLFHGAALDLDHQGVRQFRELAAELDPAGKFRNPFLDRHLLR, encoded by the coding sequence GTGATCGAAAACTGGGCGGGCAATCTCACCTACCGGGCGCGCGAGGTCGTCACCCCGCGCACTCTTTCCGAAGCGCGCGACGTCGTCGCCAGCGCGAACCGGGTCAAAGCCCTCGGCAGCCGGCACAGCTTCACCACGGTCGCCGACAGCCCGGACGGCGTCCAGCTCGATCTCTCGGCGCTCGGCATCGCGCCGGAAATCAACGGCGCGACGCTCACGATCGGCGGCGCGACCCGCTACGGCGACGTGGTCGCGCAGGTCCACGAAGCCGGGTACGCGCTGGCCAACCTGGCATCACTCCCCCACATCACCGTCGCCGGAAGCGTCGCCACCGGCACGCACGGCTCCGGACAGCGCCTGCCCGGCCTGGCCTCGGCAGTATCCGCGGTCGAACTCCTCACCGCCGACGGCTCCCTGCGCACCTTCTCCCGCGCCGACGCTGAGTTCCCCGGAGTGGTGGTGAACGTCGGCGCTCTCGGCGTCCTCACCCGGCTCACTCTCGACCTGGAGCCGACCTTCTCGGTCCGCCAAGACGTTTTCGACGCCCTCCCGTGGTCGGCCGCGCTGGAGCACTTCGGCGAAATCCAAGCCGCGGGCTACAGCGTCAGCCTGTTCACGAACTGGGCGCGCGACGTGGTCGACCAGGTGCTGCTCAAGAACCGCGTCCCGGCGGAGATCCCCGGCTCGCTGTTCGGCGCGCTTCCCGCCGACGGTCCGCGCCACCCCGCCCACGCAGCGGGCATTTCGGCGGAAAACACCACCGTGCAGGGCGGAGTTCCCGGACCGTGGTACGCCCGATTGCCGCATTTCCGCCTGGAATTCGCGCCGAGCGTCGGAGCGGAATTGCAGAGCGAGTACTTCGTGCCGCGCGCTCACGCGGCCGCGGCGTTCGAGGCGTTGCGCAGCATCGGCGACCGGATCGCGCCGCTGCTGGTGGTGTCGGAAATCCGCACCGTCGCCGGTGACGAGCACTGGCTGAGCCCGGCATACGGCGGCGACCGGGTGGCGGCGCACTTCACCTGGCAGCAGCGGCAGCCCGAGGTCGAGGCGGTGCTGCCGCTGATCGAGGAGAAGCTGGCTCCGTTCGGGGTTCGTGCGCACTGGGGGAAGCTGTTCCACGGCGCGGCTCTGGACCTGGACCACCAGGGGGTGCGGCAGTTCCGGGAGCTGGCGGCCGAACTGGATCCGGCCGGGAAGTTCCGGAATCCGTTCCTGGACCGGCACCTGCTCCGCTAG